The DNA region GCCCGCACCGTGGTGCGCAGCCGCTCCGGTGAGTCGCTGAGGAAGGGGATGACGGGAGCCATCAGCACACCGCAGGGGATGCCCTGGCTGCTGAGGGTCCGCACGACGTCGAGCCGCCGTTCCGGAGCGGGGGTGCCCGGCTCGACGGTGCGCCACAGCTCCTCGTCGGTGAAGCCGACGGAGACGGAGATGCCGACGTCGGTGACGGCCGCGGCGGAGCGCAGCAGATCGAGGTCGCGCAGGATCAGCGTGCCCTTGGTGAGGATCGAGAAGGGGTTGGCGTAGTCGCGCAGGGCGGTGAGGATGCCGGGCATCAGCCGGTAGCGGCCCTCTGCCCGCTGGTAGCAGTCGACATTGGTGCCCATAGCGATGTGCTGCCCGCGCCAGCGGCTCGAACCGAGCTCGCGGCGCAGCAGTTCGGGGGCGTTGACCTTGACGACGATCTGGGAGTCGAAGCCCGCGCCGGTGTCGAGGTCGAGGTAGCGGTGCGTGCCGCGTGCGAAGCAGTACACACAGGCGTGTGAGCATCCCCGGTACGGGTTGACCGTCCATTCGAACGGCATCCGGGAGGCTCCCGGCACCCGGTTCACGATCGAGCGCGCCCGTACCTCGTGGAAGGTGATCCCGGCGAACTCGGGGGTGTTGAACGTGCGTGTCACCACGTCGGTGCCGAAGAGGGCGGGATTCACCGCCGACCCGTCGCCGCTCAGGTTCTCCCAGCGCATGGACCCTCCTCGTGCCTCGTGCCGTTCGTACGCAGAGAATAGAACATCTGTTCCCCAGGGCTCTGTCAAGCCGATTTGGGCCCGGGTTCGCGGGGTGATTGAGTTGGCTGGCGCCTGCGGGCGCGACGGATGCGGCGAGGAGCAGGAGGAGCAGATGGCGCAGGTCGAGGCGACGACCCATCGCGAGATCGCGGCAGAGCCGGGGGAGGTGCGCCGCGCGCTCGCCGACTACCGCGAGACCAGGCCGAAGCTGCTGCCCGGCCACTTCAGCGAGTACGAGGTGCGCGAGGGCGGCGAAGGCGCCGGCACCGTCGTGCACTGGAAGCTCCAGGCCACCAGCAAGCGAGTACGCGACTGCCTGATGGACGTCACCGAGCCGTCCGAGGGTGAACTGGTCGAGAGCGACCGCAACTCCACGATGGTCACGACGTGGACGGTGGCGCCCGGCGGGACGGAGGGCTCCTCCCGCGTCACCATCAGGACCACATGGAAGGGCGCCGGCGGTATCGGCGGGTTCTTCGAGCGGACCTTCGCACCCAAGGGGCTGGGCCGCATCTACGACGAGATGCTCGCCAAGCTCGCCGCCGAGACGGAGAAGTAGCGGGCGCCCCGGGGGCTCCCAGGCGCTGCCGGGGGGCGGTCGCAGGCCGCAGGCCGCTCACCGGATCGAGTGGTTTCAGCGGCGGCACCGGCTACGCGCCGCCGCGACCGCCCCCTCTCCGTGCATGGGGAAACCCGCAGTTGAGGGCCCGACACATGCCCGGTGCAACGGAGTTGGGGCCCTCCGGCGCCGACTGCCGCGCCGCTTGCCCGACTTGAACGGCCTTGTCGCACAGTGCGAGAAATGCTCCCCGAGAACGGGCGGACGCGACCTGGGGAGTGCGATGAGCGGTACGGCTCTGGAGCACCCTGACCCGCGGTCCCCGGCAGCCGTGGAAGTGACCCTGGAGATCCCGGCACCGGGCGACGCGACCCCGGAACCCGGGTCCGGACACGCGACCGGGACCGCACCGGAGCACGCCCCTGCGGAACACGCCCCGCCGGAGCGCGCCGCCGCACCCGCCGCCGCGCTCAGCCCGCGCCGCGTACGGCTGGTCTTCGTAGGCCTGCTGCTCGCACTGCTGCTGGCCGCGCTCGAACAGACCATCGTCGCCACGGCGTTGCCGAAGATCGTCGGTGAACTGCACGGCCTGGACCGCATGTCGTGGGCCGTCACCTCCTATCTCCTCGCGGCCACCATCGGCCTGCCCGTCTACGGCAAGCTCGGCGACCTCTTCGGACGCAAGGGGATCTTCCTCTTCGCGATCGCGGTGTTCGTCGTCGGCTCCGCCCTCGCGGGCCTGTCGCGCACCATGACCGAGCTGATCGCCTACCGGGCGCTCCAGGGCGCAGGCGCCGGCGGGCTCCTGATCGGCGTGCAGGCGATCATCGCGGACATCGTGCCGCCACGTGCCCGCGGCCGCTACATGGGCCTGATCGGCGCCGCGTTCGGAGTGGCGTCGGTGGCCGGGCCGCTGCTGGGCGGCTGGTTCACCGACGAACTGTCCTGGCGCTGGTGCTTCTGGATCAACGTCCCGTTCGGTCTGGTCACCCTGCTCGTCACGGCCTTCGTGCTGAAGTCGCCCCGCCCGCGCGGCCGTCCGAAGCTGGACGTGCTCGGCACGCTGCTGCTCGCCGCGTTCTCCACGTGCCTGGTGCTGCTGACGAGCTGGGGCGGCACGGAGTACGACTGGGACGACACGACCATCCTCGGGCTCGCCGCGGGCGCCGCACTGAGCGCGGCGGTCCTCCTCGCCGTCGAACACGCCGCGAGCGAGCCCCTTGTGCCGCTGCGTCTCTTCCGCGACTCCGTCTTCAACGTCACGGCGGTCGTCGGAATGGCCGTCGGCGCCGCGCTGTTCGGAGCGGCGAGCTATCTGCCGGGCTTCCTTCAGATGGTCGAAGGCGTCACCGCCACCGAGTCGGGCCTGCTGATGCTGCCCATGATGGCCGGGGTCGTGCTCTCCTCCACCGTCTCCGGGCGCCTGATCTCCCGCACGGGCCGCTACCGGGCGCACCCCGTGCTGGGCTGCGCCGTCTCCGCGGTCGGCATGTGGCTGCTCTCGCGGCTGGAGACCGGCACTTCACGCGTCGAATACAGCGTCTGGATGGCCGTACTCGGGCTGGGCATCGGGCTGGTGCTGCCGGTGCTGGTCCTGGCCGTACAGAACTCCGTACCCACGAGGGACCTCGGCGTGGCCACCAGCGCCAACAACTACTTCCGGCAGATCGGCGGCAGCGTGGGCGCCGCAGTCTTCGGCACCGTCTTCGTACAGCGGCTCAACGACGCGCTCGCCGCGAGGCTGCCGCACGACGCACCGGGCGCTCTGCCCGACCCGTCGTCGCTGACGCCGCAGACGGTGCACCGCCTGCCCGCACCGCTGCGTGAGATCTATGTGCAGGCGTACGCCGACGCGATGCCGCGCATCTTCCTCTACCTGGTCCCGGTGCTCGTGGTCGGGCTGCTGTTCGCCTTCTTCCTCAAGGAGAAACCGCTCGTGAACGAGAACGCCCCCGTGCCCGAGGCGCGCATCCCCGGGCGCGCCCCCGCAGCCGCCGCGGGTGCCGCCGCCGGCGCGGAAGTGCCGTGCACGGCAGGGGAGTTCCCGTGTGCGGAAGCGTGCGCCACCAGGACGGCACGAGCGTGCCGCGCGCCGCCCTCACCCTCATCGACACCTCCGGCAGGCAGGTCGGCCGGGGCGGCACGGGCGAGGACGGACGGTACGCGCTGAGCACGCCCGCCCCCGGGGCCTATGTACTGATCGCGGCGGCGAGCGGACACCAGCCGCAGGCCGTCAGCGTCAGCGTGGGGGAGCGGCCCGTGGAACTCGACGTGGTGCTCGGAGGCTCCGGGCGGCTCACGGGCTGTGTCCTCACCCCCGACGGGCAGCCCGTGCGGGAGGCGTCGGTGACCCTCACCGACGTACGGGGCGAGGTCGTGGCCGCCACCCGCAGCGGCGTGGAGGGAAGTTACGTCCTCGACGAACTGGTCGACGGCGAGTACACGCTCGCCGCGAGCGCCCCCGCCTACCGGCCCGCGGCGCTGCCCGTGGCCGTGCGCTCGGCACGCGAGACACGGCAGGACATCGAACTCGCGGGCGGCGCGATGCTGCGCGGCACCGTACGGGCGGGTGAGGGCAGGCCCGTCGAGGACGCCCGCGTGACGCTGCTGGACGCGGGCGGCAACGTCGTCGACACCGCGACGACCCGTGCCGACGGCGTCTTCCGCTTCGTGGACCTGGCCGCCGGTGAGTACACCGTCATCGCCGCCGGATATCCGCCCGTGGCGACCGTGTTGCAGATCGAGGGGGGCGGACGTACCGAGCGCGATCTGCGGCTGGGGCACGAGAACTGACGGGAACCGACCAGAACCGACTGAACCGACTGAACCGACTGAACCGACTGAACTGACGGAACTGACTGAACTGACGGAACAGACGGAACCGACGGAACTGACGCCGGGCGGTGGGCTCTTGCTGCGCCGGGGCGCCGGGCCGCCGCTGAGCGTCGGGCGCCCGCGGCTCGCGTGGGGGCGGCCTCCGAACGTGCGCCGCAGCGTGTCGCGGCAGCCCCGCAGACAACGCGCACGGGCGGTGAAATACCTGGTCAGTGCGCGGTGATGAGGGGTGCCGGTGGTTGAGACCACAGGAGTTATCCACAGGGGTGTCACCGGGTTTGCGTACCGCGTAACGTTCCGGACATGAAGATCCTCATCAGCGCCGACATGGAAGGCGCCACCGGCGTGACCTGGCCCGCCGACGTCCTGCCCGGCACCCCCCAGTGGGAGCGGTGCCGCCCGATGTTCACCTCGGACGTCAACGCCGCCGTGACCGGCTTCTTCGAGGGCGGCGCCGATGAGGTGCTCATCAACGAAGCGCACTGGACGATGCGCAATCTCCTGCTCGAACAGCTCGACGACCGCGCCCAGATGCTCACCGGCAGACACAAATCCCTGAGCATGGTCGAGGGCGTGCAGCACGGCGACGTCGACGGCATCGCCTTCGTCGGCTATCACACGGGCGCCGGCACCGAAGGCGTCCTCGCACACACCTACCTCGCCAACACCGTCACAGGCGTGTGGGTCGACGGCGCACGAGCCAGCGAAGGCCTGCTCAACGCCCTCGTCGTCGAGGAATACGGAGTGCCCGTGGTGCTGGTGACGGGCGACGACCGCACCGTGGAGGACTCGAAGGGATACGCCCCGGAAGCCTTCGGCGTAGCCGTGAAGGACTACGTCTCGCGCTACGCCGCGGTGTGCCGCACACCCGGCCGCACCGCCTCGGACATCGAAGACGCCGCCCGCAAGGCCACCGGGCTCGCCGTGCGCTCCAACCCGTCACCCCCTCAGGAACACACCGTGGAGCTGGAGTTCGACGCCGAGCACCTGGTGGGAGCGGCGACCGTCGTGCCCGGCGTGGAGCGCACCGGGGAGCGCCGAGTCGCCTACACCTCCCCGGGCATGTATGAGGGAATCCGCACGTTCAAGGCCGTCACGACCGTCGTATCGGCAGCGGTGGAGGAGCAGTATGGCTGAGCACATCGACCAGACGGCGCTCGACGAAGCGGTGACCTTCACTTCCGAGCTGATCCGCATCGACACCACCAATCGCGGAGGAGGCGAAGGCTCGGAGCGCGCCGCCGCCGAGTACGTGGCGGAGCGTCTGGCCGCAGCCGGCATCGAGCCCCGACTGCTGGAGAAGGCCCCGGGCCGTACGAACGTGGTGGCACGGGTGCCCGGCAGCGATCCCGGCGCGGACGCCCTCCTCGTACACGGCCATCTCGACGTGGTGCCCGCCGAGCCCTCCGACTGGAGCGTCCACCCCTTCTCCGGCGAGATCCGCGACGGCGTTGTCTGGGGCCGGGGCGCTATCGACATGAAGAACGCCGACGCGATGGTGCTGGCCCTCGTACGCGCCTGGTCGCGTGCCGGTGTCCGACCGCGCCGCGACATCGTGCTGGCGTTCACGGCCGACGAGGAGGACAGCGCCGACTACGGTTCGGGCTTCCTCGCCGACCACCACCCCGAGCTGTTCGAAGGCTGCACGGAAGGCATCAGCGAATCGGGAGCCTTCACCTTCCACGCCGGGAAGGAACTCCGGCTGTACCCCGTCGCGGCCGGGGAGCGCGGCACGGCCTGGCTGAAGCTCACCGCGAACGGCACGGCCGGACACGGCTCCAAAGTCAGCCGCGCCAACGCCGTGAGCAGACTCGCCGCCGCCGTCGCCCGCATCGGCGAGTACGAATGGCCGCAGCGGCTCACGCCGACGGTGCGCGCCGCGCTGAAGGAGCTGGCCGCCGTGCACGGGCTGCCCGTGCCGGACGTGGACGCACCCGGCTTCGACGCCGACAAGCTCCTCGCCGAACTCGGCCCGGCGGCGGCCCTCGTGGAGCCCACCGTGCGCAACAGCTCCAACCCGACGATGCTCAGCGCCGGTTACAAGGTCAACGTCATCCCCGGCAGCGCCACGGCCTTCGTCGACGGGCGCATGCTGCCCGGCGGCGAAGAGGAGTTCCACGACACCCTCGACCGGCTCACGGGACCGCATGTCGACTGGGAGTTCCACCACCGCGAGGTACCACTGGAGGCCTCGGTGGACTCTCGGGCGTACTCCGTGATGCGTGAAGCCCTGGAGCACTTCGACCCCGACGCCCATGTGGTGCCGTTCTGCATGTCCGGCGGCACGGACGCCAAACAGTTCTCCCGGCTGGGCATCGCGGGATACGGATTCACCCCGCTGAAACTGCCCGAAGGCTTCGACTACCAGGCGCTCTTCCACGGCGTCGACGAACGCGTCCCCGTCGACGCCCTGCACTTCGGCACCCGCGTCCTCGACCGCACCCTGCTCGCTCTCTGACCACCGGCTCCCGCGCCACGGACAGGGGCACACCGGCACCACCACCCACCCCTGCCCCGCTCTCCCGCACCCCGGCGAACAACCCCCCACGGAGGCTCACGCACATGGCGAAGACCACGGCTCCCTACGGCAGTTGGCCTTCCCCCGTCGACGCCGCACTCGTCGCGTCACACGACGGGAAACCCGAGTACCTCGGCGCCGTCGGAGACGAGATCTGGTGGACGGAGCCACGCCCCGCCGAAGGCGGACGCCGCGCCCTGATGCGCCTCGCCCCCGGC from Streptomyces marispadix includes:
- a CDS encoding Rv2578c family radical SAM protein — protein: MRWENLSGDGSAVNPALFGTDVVTRTFNTPEFAGITFHEVRARSIVNRVPGASRMPFEWTVNPYRGCSHACVYCFARGTHRYLDLDTGAGFDSQIVVKVNAPELLRRELGSSRWRGQHIAMGTNVDCYQRAEGRYRLMPGILTALRDYANPFSILTKGTLILRDLDLLRSAAAVTDVGISVSVGFTDEELWRTVEPGTPAPERRLDVVRTLSSQGIPCGVLMAPVIPFLSDSPERLRTTVRAIAAAGATSVTPLALHLRPGAREWYMKWLAEHHPQLVRHYEGLYADGAYAPKWYQRRITRQVHELAAEYGIGPTSPGTHRRVEVHPDRAPEPEPAAPDCTQLTLL
- a CDS encoding SRPBCC family protein translates to MAQVEATTHREIAAEPGEVRRALADYRETRPKLLPGHFSEYEVREGGEGAGTVVHWKLQATSKRVRDCLMDVTEPSEGELVESDRNSTMVTTWTVAPGGTEGSSRVTIRTTWKGAGGIGGFFERTFAPKGLGRIYDEMLAKLAAETEK
- a CDS encoding M55 family metallopeptidase, yielding MKILISADMEGATGVTWPADVLPGTPQWERCRPMFTSDVNAAVTGFFEGGADEVLINEAHWTMRNLLLEQLDDRAQMLTGRHKSLSMVEGVQHGDVDGIAFVGYHTGAGTEGVLAHTYLANTVTGVWVDGARASEGLLNALVVEEYGVPVVLVTGDDRTVEDSKGYAPEAFGVAVKDYVSRYAAVCRTPGRTASDIEDAARKATGLAVRSNPSPPQEHTVELEFDAEHLVGAATVVPGVERTGERRVAYTSPGMYEGIRTFKAVTTVVSAAVEEQYG
- a CDS encoding M20/M25/M40 family metallo-hydrolase, whose amino-acid sequence is MAEHIDQTALDEAVTFTSELIRIDTTNRGGGEGSERAAAEYVAERLAAAGIEPRLLEKAPGRTNVVARVPGSDPGADALLVHGHLDVVPAEPSDWSVHPFSGEIRDGVVWGRGAIDMKNADAMVLALVRAWSRAGVRPRRDIVLAFTADEEDSADYGSGFLADHHPELFEGCTEGISESGAFTFHAGKELRLYPVAAGERGTAWLKLTANGTAGHGSKVSRANAVSRLAAAVARIGEYEWPQRLTPTVRAALKELAAVHGLPVPDVDAPGFDADKLLAELGPAAALVEPTVRNSSNPTMLSAGYKVNVIPGSATAFVDGRMLPGGEEEFHDTLDRLTGPHVDWEFHHREVPLEASVDSRAYSVMREALEHFDPDAHVVPFCMSGGTDAKQFSRLGIAGYGFTPLKLPEGFDYQALFHGVDERVPVDALHFGTRVLDRTLLAL